In Brachionichthys hirsutus isolate HB-005 chromosome 5, CSIRO-AGI_Bhir_v1, whole genome shotgun sequence, a single genomic region encodes these proteins:
- the setd6 gene encoding N-lysine methyltransferase setd6 has translation MATEAKRPKAADGPESSPLQNFLRWCDGAGLVLSSKVRLSKDGTVADYGMLATDDIDEGEALFTVPRSALLNQETSEVSVLLKEEGSSLESPSGWVPLLLALLYESTSLQSQWTPYLSLWADFKTLDQPMFWSKEERDGLLRGTGIPEAVDKDLSNIQREYASVVVPFIMRHPDLWDPSTHTLQLYTQLVAFVMAYSFQEPQEEEDDDDEEEAQNPPMMVPMADLLNHVTRHNAHLEFTPDCLRMVSVRPIANGEEVFNTYGQVANWQLLHMYGFTEPHQSNGNDTADVPIGNLYRVAEQGLRSDVDRLLMAEKLDLLSQSLQNAVLVFGQQGCLTDTELQTALKVLCMSKEDFSEFKENEGWEEDEEDEENISLAFSNEGLQGLETSWKRLIHGAARLTLTSYGDSGTEGGAVDSDRMLVQDGAALEGLSSRQQRAVQVRCGQKSILSRLVELTES, from the exons ATGGCGACGGAGGCGAAACGACCGAAG GCGGCTGATGGGCCCGAGTCCAGTCCCCTGCAGAACTTTCTCCGGTGGTGTGACGGAGCGGGGCTGGTGCTCAGCAGCAAG gtGCGGCTGAGTAAGGACGGGACGGTAGCAGATTATGGGATGCTGGCGACGGATGACATAGACGAGGGGGAAGCTTTATTTACTGTCCCCAGATCAGCTCTTCTCAACCAGGAAACAAGCGaggtctctgtcctgctgaAGGAAG AGGGTTCGTCTCTGGAGAGCCCGTCTGGATGGGTCCCTCTGCTCCTGGCGCTGCTGTACGAGTCCACGTCCTTGCAGTCCCAGTGGACGCCCTACCTGTCTCTCTGGGCTGACTTCAAAACGCTGGACCAGCCCATGTTCTG GTCTAAGGAGGAGAGGGACGGGCTGCTGAGGGGGACAGGCATTCCAGAGGCTGTGGACAAAGACTTGTCAAACATCCAGAGGGAATACGCGAGCGTGGTCGTCCCCTTCATCATGAGACATCCTGATCTGTGGGACCCcagcacacacactctgcagctgTACACACAGCTGGTAGCCTTCGTCATGGCCTACAG TTTCCAGGAGCctcaagaagaggaggatgatgacGACGAAGAGGAGGCCCAGAACCCACCGATGATGGTTCCGATGGCAGACCTGCTGAACCACGTGACGCGTCACAACGCTCACCTGGAGTTCACGCCG GACTGCTTGAGGATGGTCAGCGTGCGGCCCATCGCTAACGGCGAGGAGGTTTTTAACACCTATGGGCAGGTGGCCAACTGGCAGCTGCTGCACATGTACGGCTTCACGGAGCCCCATCAGAGCAACGGCAACGACACGGCCGACGTGCCCATCGGCAACCTCTACCGAGTCGCTGAGCAAG GTCTTCGGTCCGATGTGGACCGGCTGCTGATGGCGGAGAAGCTGGACCTGCTGAGCCAGTCGCTGCAGAACGCAGTCCTGGTCTTTGGCCAGCAGGGCTGCCTCACGGACACGGAGCTGCAGACGGCTCTCAAG GTGCTGTGCATGTCCAAAGAGGACTTCTCAGAGTTCAAAGAAAACGAAGggtgggaggaagatgaagaggatgaggagaataTTTCGCTCGCTTTCTCTAACGAGGGTCTCCAGGGATTAGAGACTTCGTGGAAAAGGCTCATTCACGGAGCAGCCCGTCTGACCTTGACGTCCTACGGAGACAGCGGGACGGAGGGCGGGGCTGTGGACAGCGACCGGATGCTGGTGCAGGACGGAGCAGCGCTGGAGGGCCTGAGCAGCAGGCAGCAGAGAGCCGTTCAGGTGCGCTGCGGACAGAAGAGCATCTTATCCAGGCTGGTGGAGCTCACCGAGTCCTGA